In Panthera tigris isolate Pti1 chromosome C1, P.tigris_Pti1_mat1.1, whole genome shotgun sequence, the following proteins share a genomic window:
- the FZD5 gene encoding frizzled-5 has translation MARPDPSAPPSLLLLLLAQLAGRAAAASKAPVCQEITVPMCRGIGYNLTHMPNQFNHDTQDEAGLEVHQFWPLVEIHCSPDLRFFLCSMYTPICLPDYHKPLPPCRSVCERAKAGCSPLMRQYGFAWPERMSCDRLPVLGRDAEVLCMDYNRSEATTAPPRPFPAKPTLPGPAGAPASGGECAAGGPSVCKCREPFVPILKESHPLYNKVRTGQVPNCAVPCYQPSFSPDERTFATFWIGLWSVLCFISTSTTVATFLIDMERFRYPERPIIFLSACYLCVSLGFLVRLVVGHASVACSREHSHIHYETTGPALCTVVFLLVYFFGMASSIWWVILSLTWFLAAGMKWGNEAIAGYAQYFHLAAWLIPSVKSITALALSSVDGDPVAGICYVGNQNLNSLRGFVLGPLVLYLLVGTLFLLAGFVSLFRIRSVIKQGGTKTDKLEKLMIRIGIFTLLYTVPASIVVACYLYEQHYRESWEAALTCACPGPDAGQPRAKPEYWVLMLKYFMCLVVGITSGVWIWSGKTVESWRRFTSRCCCRPRRGHKSGGATAAGDYEASASLTGRTGPPGPPAAAAAAAAAYHKQVSLSHV, from the coding sequence atGGCTCGGCCTGACCCGTCCGCACCGccctccctgctgctgctgctcctggcGCAGCTGGCGGGCCGGGCGGCGGCTGCCTCCAAGGCCCCAGTGTGCCAGGAAATCACAGTGCCCATGTGCCGCGGCATCGGCTACAACCTGACGCACATGCCCAACCAGTTCAACCACGACACGCAGGACGAGGCGGGCCTGGAGGTGCATCAGTTCTGGCCGCTGGTGGAGATCCACTGCTCGCCGGACCTGCGCTTCTTCCTGTGCTCCATGTACACGCCCATCTGCCTGCCCGACTACCACAAGCCGCTGCCGCCCTGCCGCTCCGTGTGCGAGCGCGCCAAGGCCGGCTGCTCGCCGCTCATGCGCCAGTACGGCTTCGCCTGGCCGGAGCGCATGAGCTGCGACCGCCTCCCGGTGCTGGGCCGCGACGCCGAGGTCCTGTGCATGGATTACAACCGCAGCGAGGCCACCACGGCGCCCCCCAGGCCCTTCCCGGCCAAACCCACCCTCCCGGGCCCAGCGGGCGCACCGGCCTCAGGGGGCGAGTGCGCCGCCGGGGGCCCGTCGGTGTGCAAGTGCCGCGAGCCCTTCGTCCCCATCTTGAAGGAGTCTCACCCGCTCTACAACAAGGTGCGCACGGGCCAGGTGCCCAACTGCGCCGTGCCCTGCTACCAGCCCTCCTTCAGCCCCGACGAGCGCACGTTCGCCACCTTCTGGATTGGGCTGTGGTCTGTGCTGTGCTTCATCTCCACCTCCACCACGGTAGCCACCTTCCTAATAGACATGGAACGCTTCCGCTACCCTGAGCGTCCCATCATCTTCCTGTCTGCCTGCTACTTGTGCGTGTCGCTGGGCTTCCTGGTGCGCCTGGTGGTGGGCCACGCCAGCGTCGCCTGCAGCCGCGAGCACAGCCACATTCACTACGAGACGACGGGCCCTGCGCTGTGCACTGTCGTCTTCCTGCTGGTCTACTTCTTTGGGATGGCCAGCTCCATCTGGTGGGTCATCCTGTCGCTCACCTGGTTCTTGGCAGCTGGCATGAAGTGGGGCAACGAGGCCATCGCGGGCTATGCACAGTACTTCCACCTGGCCGCGTGGCTCATCCCCAGCGTCAAGTCCATCACGGCGCTGGCACTGAGCTCTGTGGATGGGGACCCGGTGGCCGGCATCTGCTACGTGGGCAACCAGAACCTGAACTCGCTGCGCGGCTTCGTGCTGGGCCCGCTGGTGCTCTACCTGCTGGTGGGCACCCTCTTCCTCCTGGCGGGGTTCGTGTCGCTCTTCCGCATCCGAAGCGTCATCAAGCAGGGCGGCACCAAGACGGACAAGCTGGAGAAGCTCATGATCCGCATCGGTATCTTCACTCTCCTGTACACCGTGCCCGCCAGCATCGTGGTGGCCTGCTACCTGTACGAGCAGCACTATCGCGAGAGCTGGGAGGCCGCGCTCACCTGCGCATGCCCGGGCCCCGACGCCGGCCAGCCGCGCGCCAAGCCCGAGTACTGGGTGCTCATGCTCAAGTACTTCATGTGCCTCGTGGTGGGCATCACGTCGGGCGTCTGGATTTGGTCCGGCAAGACTGTGGAGTCGTGGCGGCGCTTCACCAGCCGATGCTGCTGCCGCCCGCGGCGGGGCCACAAGAGCGGCGGCGCCACGGCCGCGGGGGACTATGAGGCGAGCGCCTCGCTCACGGGCAGGACCGGGCCGCCGggcccccccgccgccgccgccgccgccgccgccgcctacCACAAGCAGGTGTCCCTGTCGCACGTGTAG